A stretch of Crossiella cryophila DNA encodes these proteins:
- the idi gene encoding isopentenyl-diphosphate Delta-isomerase — protein sequence MRRIVELVDPDGNTIGETSVEEAHTPPGRLHRAFSVMLFDEDDRVLLQQRAKVKNRFPELWANTCCSHPLAGEDIALSAIKRVDEELHLKIEELREVGAFTYQALDGHGAAEHEFDHVLIGKIGADAHLTAKPEPGEIEQLKWVQYSELVADHAANPQNYAPWVPGVVRLIEAARATS from the coding sequence GTGCGCAGGATCGTCGAACTCGTCGATCCGGACGGGAACACGATCGGGGAGACCTCGGTCGAAGAGGCGCACACGCCGCCCGGCCGGTTGCACCGCGCGTTCTCGGTGATGCTTTTCGATGAGGACGACCGGGTGCTGCTGCAGCAGCGGGCGAAGGTCAAGAACCGGTTCCCGGAGCTGTGGGCCAACACCTGCTGCTCGCACCCGCTGGCCGGTGAGGACATCGCGCTCTCGGCGATCAAGCGGGTCGACGAGGAACTGCACCTCAAGATCGAGGAGCTGCGCGAGGTCGGCGCCTTCACCTACCAGGCGCTGGACGGGCACGGGGCGGCCGAGCACGAGTTCGACCACGTGCTGATCGGCAAGATCGGCGCGGACGCCCACCTCACGGCCAAGCCGGAGCCGGGCGAGATCGAGCAGCTCAAGTGGGTCCAGTACAGCGAGCTGGTGGCCGACCACGCCGCCAACCCGCAGAACTACGCGCCGTGGGTCCCCGGCGTGGTCCGCCTGATCGAAGCGGCCCGCGCCACCAGCTGA
- the metE gene encoding 5-methyltetrahydropteroyltriglutamate--homocysteine S-methyltransferase has translation MTTDRATVSATTLDYPRIGPNRELKRVIEGFWAGRVSATDLDETTTRLRLDTLTELHQAGLDEVPTGTQSRYDHVLDTAVLLGAVPPRHVRAGEDPLDTYFAMARGRPEAPALEMTKWFGTNYHYLVPEIGPDTPIALRGDQPVRQYREAVELGIPGRPVLLGPVTFLLLSAAAADAPAGFDPLDRLDDVLAAYRELLGQLKAAGAGTVQLDEPSLVTDLSQAQLDAFTRAYAYLAESPARPELWVQTYYGFPAPAALGTLAGLPVHTVGLDFSGAAGEDLPAAVGEVGLRGKRLAAGLVDGRNVWRTDLRRALATATVLAGMAAEVVVTAGSPLLHVPVDLAVEDELPAELVRRLAFAKQKVAEVVAIARGLREGTPAIAEQLAASDLVHRTPVRQDTVLRARIAGLSEQDELRPAPAEERFVLQQKELGLPRLPTTTIGSFPQTGELRRARAGHRTGELSAADYHAVLRAEVDKVVALQEELDLDVLVHGEPERTDMVEYFAEKLAGFAVTKLGWVQSYGTRCARPPIVHGDVTRPEPMTVEYSAYAQSRTTRPVKGMLTGPVTLLQWAFVRIDQPRADTANQVALALRDEVADLEAAGLRVIQVDEPGLLEGVPLRAEHRADYLKWSVRSFRLATAGAKAATQVHTHVCYAELATVVEAVRELDVDVISIESARSGGAAEAVGALTSGVGPGVFDVHSPVVPEVAEQAAQLRRALRWLPAERVWVNPDCGLKTRGYAEVEPALRVMVEAARTVRAEIDNG, from the coding sequence ATGACCACTGATCGAGCGACCGTGTCGGCCACCACCCTGGACTACCCGCGGATCGGGCCGAACCGCGAGTTGAAACGGGTCATCGAGGGCTTCTGGGCCGGTCGGGTCAGCGCCACCGACCTGGACGAGACCACCACCAGGCTGCGGCTGGACACGCTCACCGAACTCCATCAGGCCGGGCTGGACGAGGTGCCCACCGGCACCCAGTCGCGCTACGACCACGTGCTGGACACCGCCGTGCTGCTCGGCGCCGTGCCGCCGCGGCACGTGCGGGCAGGCGAGGACCCCCTGGACACCTACTTCGCGATGGCGCGTGGGCGGCCCGAGGCGCCGGCGCTGGAGATGACCAAGTGGTTCGGCACCAACTACCACTACCTGGTGCCCGAGATCGGGCCGGACACGCCCATCGCGCTGCGCGGCGACCAGCCGGTGCGGCAGTACCGGGAGGCCGTGGAACTGGGCATTCCCGGGCGTCCGGTGCTCCTCGGGCCGGTGACCTTCCTGCTGCTGTCGGCCGCGGCGGCGGACGCGCCCGCCGGGTTCGACCCGCTGGACCGCCTCGACGACGTGCTGGCGGCCTACCGCGAGCTGCTCGGACAGCTCAAGGCGGCCGGGGCCGGGACCGTCCAGCTCGACGAGCCCTCGCTGGTCACCGACCTCAGCCAGGCCCAGCTCGACGCGTTCACCAGGGCTTATGCCTACCTGGCCGAGTCGCCCGCGCGGCCTGAGCTGTGGGTGCAGACCTACTACGGCTTCCCCGCGCCCGCCGCGCTGGGCACCCTGGCCGGACTGCCGGTGCACACCGTGGGACTGGACTTCTCCGGCGCGGCCGGCGAGGACCTGCCCGCCGCGGTCGGCGAGGTCGGGCTGCGCGGCAAGCGGCTGGCCGCGGGGCTGGTCGACGGGCGCAACGTGTGGCGCACCGACCTGCGCCGGGCCCTGGCCACCGCGACCGTGCTGGCCGGGATGGCCGCCGAGGTGGTGGTGACCGCGGGCAGCCCGCTGCTGCACGTGCCGGTCGACCTGGCGGTGGAGGACGAACTGCCCGCGGAGCTGGTGCGGCGGCTGGCCTTTGCCAAGCAGAAGGTGGCCGAGGTGGTGGCCATCGCGCGCGGTCTGCGCGAGGGCACCCCGGCGATCGCCGAACAGCTCGCCGCCAGCGACCTGGTGCACCGCACCCCGGTGCGCCAGGACACCGTGCTGCGGGCCAGGATCGCCGGACTGTCCGAACAGGACGAACTGCGGCCCGCGCCCGCTGAGGAGCGGTTCGTGTTGCAGCAGAAGGAACTCGGGCTGCCGCGGTTGCCCACCACCACGATCGGCTCGTTCCCGCAGACCGGTGAACTGCGCAGGGCCCGCGCCGGGCACCGCACGGGCGAGTTGAGCGCGGCCGACTACCACGCGGTGCTGCGCGCCGAGGTGGACAAGGTGGTGGCGCTGCAGGAGGAACTCGATCTGGACGTGCTCGTGCACGGTGAGCCCGAGCGTACCGACATGGTCGAGTACTTCGCCGAGAAGCTGGCCGGGTTCGCCGTCACCAAACTCGGCTGGGTGCAGTCCTACGGCACCCGCTGCGCCCGCCCGCCGATCGTGCACGGCGACGTCACCCGGCCCGAGCCGATGACGGTGGAGTACTCCGCCTACGCCCAGTCCCGCACCACTCGCCCGGTCAAGGGCATGCTCACCGGCCCGGTCACCCTGCTGCAGTGGGCTTTCGTGCGGATCGACCAGCCGCGCGCGGACACCGCGAACCAGGTCGCACTGGCCCTGCGGGACGAGGTCGCCGACCTGGAGGCGGCCGGCCTGCGGGTGATCCAGGTGGACGAGCCAGGTCTGCTGGAGGGCGTGCCGCTGCGGGCCGAGCACCGCGCCGACTACCTGAAGTGGTCGGTGCGCTCGTTCCGGCTGGCCACCGCGGGTGCGAAGGCGGCGACCCAGGTGCACACGCACGTCTGCTACGCCGAACTGGCCACCGTGGTCGAGGCGGTCCGCGAGCTGGACGTGGACGTGATCAGCATCGAGTCGGCCCGCTCCGGCGGGGCCGCCGAGGCCGTCGGCGCACTCACCAGCGGCGTCGGCCCCGGCGTGTTCGACGTGCACTCGCCGGTGGTCCCCGAGGTCGCCGAACAGGCCGCCCAGCTCCGCCGCGCACTGCGCTGGCTGCCGGCCGAACGGGTCTGGGTGAACCCGGACTGCGGGCTCAAGACCCGCGGCTACGCCGAGGTCGAGCCCGCGCTGCGGGTGATGGTCGAGGCCGCCCGCACGGTCCGGGCGGAGATCGACAACGGCTGA
- a CDS encoding NACHT domain-containing protein, with amino-acid sequence MGQDTVTAITFQQVQKLVKQGRVQDSKLVDAVDKLAGVILLVSGVTIAKEALSLLGAKNEITKLGQAAAKKLLNRGAGDFLDRSRRMAAAHCLLTYTAFFTALERHAPDLMAQIALTDAEKLQLLPDRVLIDHPIKLPHPAHSEHSNRHALCLDLANRITQFATGLNHHLRDRELTESIQAAVNATEEIYQAQYVELLRDSPDLTAWVSRQDQHRIDRGLQDLATRITELHPGAQSDATATDLSTVYGLRLADPVFGDRTQADGLVFPTKQDAFIPQAFKVIRNRTGDANLEHEPRWINLPIHEDLGEFLLAFLHSPYSTQSPLLILGHPGSGKSLLTEVLAARLAAPAFTVVRVELRDINPETDFQDQLETQVKRDTGRTVNWSEFARSRADSPPLIILDGYDELLQANGKVFADYLMHAARFQSREAMLGRPVRILITSRITLIDKATLPADTTVVRLLEFDRPRQELWAETWNTHNARPFSVPASDSLLELAEQPLLLLMLAIYDATVKPLVDAENLKRTDLYHSLLTEFIRRERRKDPADPAPDVTAELNRLGVAAIGMFNRQAVHILSTELDADLAYFTNSRTPDGPGHRLTQAELLVGSFFFIHESRGRVNDAKAYEFLHNTFGEFLAADFLLRQVIRETTTVAKLSGDEALRGALDTHLATLSPKWFACLKHVPLHTRPQLVFLFREWARNRVDTDALDLILHHQLRAIVYSPDLPAFTARHDGDPYPRNAVLSQQATYSLNLVVLCAALAGDNHYVLHEKKIGPPDLYRGTWDRLAHLWRAWLSLEVLNTLRTVLIAERIDSTIRLTVQPVGRHQTFEQGLSVVFRSAQALADHLTIGLVCKATPESTIINHAEVNLAKAGIALPQEFAVLRGRRDSTELHNPYWFPDRIEFPWEYIYAAFDILQRTPGLFTAPRHEIHPEQLIDLSRAEAATIIDFLVRFDPSWLAFITDSATGLDPLLLEASPMVAPLLTAYAHHGDHDLTFLAEQVAAGFDNVGDLDAETSVAFAAFADAGGQPDLRRSALTALVDHRASDEPLLALPQASLDELVRLLATGGHADLRPAITDRFARETDYLEELTNANPPEILLRLTQVARIADPRHEFTATLFQEISARVHARQPWPVSRLLLRAIREQNQHEDILRQLCSRATPILRSVGLTPLHRYRDKLTAQDIDDLLWATTIISGEPAHEELLTELREHGLR; translated from the coding sequence ATGGGGCAGGACACCGTGACCGCGATCACCTTCCAACAGGTCCAGAAGCTGGTGAAACAGGGCCGCGTCCAGGACAGCAAACTGGTTGACGCGGTGGACAAACTCGCCGGGGTGATCCTCCTGGTCTCCGGCGTCACCATCGCCAAGGAGGCCCTGTCACTACTGGGCGCGAAGAACGAAATCACCAAACTCGGCCAGGCCGCGGCCAAGAAACTCCTCAACCGCGGGGCCGGCGATTTCCTGGACCGCTCCCGCCGCATGGCCGCAGCCCACTGCTTGTTGACCTACACCGCCTTCTTCACGGCGCTGGAGCGGCACGCGCCGGACCTGATGGCCCAGATCGCGCTGACTGACGCGGAGAAGCTCCAACTGCTCCCCGACCGGGTGCTGATCGACCACCCGATCAAACTTCCCCATCCGGCGCACAGCGAGCACTCGAACCGGCATGCCCTCTGCCTCGACCTGGCCAACCGAATCACGCAATTCGCCACAGGCCTCAACCACCATCTCCGTGACCGCGAACTGACCGAATCCATCCAGGCCGCAGTCAACGCAACCGAGGAGATATACCAGGCTCAGTACGTCGAACTGTTGCGCGACAGCCCCGATCTCACCGCCTGGGTAAGCCGCCAGGACCAGCACCGCATCGACCGCGGCCTGCAAGACCTCGCGACCCGGATCACCGAACTACACCCCGGCGCACAGAGCGACGCCACCGCTACTGATCTGTCCACTGTGTACGGTCTCCGCCTTGCCGATCCTGTCTTCGGCGACCGCACCCAAGCTGATGGCCTGGTCTTCCCGACCAAACAGGACGCCTTCATCCCCCAGGCGTTCAAGGTGATCCGCAACCGGACCGGCGACGCCAACCTCGAACACGAACCCCGCTGGATCAACCTACCAATTCACGAGGACCTCGGCGAGTTCCTGCTGGCGTTCCTGCATTCCCCCTACAGCACCCAATCCCCGCTGCTCATTCTCGGCCACCCTGGCTCAGGCAAATCGCTGCTGACCGAGGTCCTTGCCGCCCGCCTGGCCGCTCCCGCGTTCACCGTGGTCCGGGTCGAACTCCGTGACATCAACCCGGAAACCGACTTCCAGGACCAACTCGAAACCCAGGTAAAGCGAGACACCGGCCGTACCGTCAACTGGTCGGAATTCGCCAGGTCTCGTGCCGACAGCCCACCCCTGATCATCCTGGATGGCTACGACGAACTGTTGCAGGCCAACGGCAAAGTCTTCGCCGACTACCTGATGCACGCTGCCAGATTCCAGTCCCGCGAGGCCATGCTCGGCCGCCCAGTCCGAATCCTGATCACCAGCCGCATCACCCTGATCGACAAGGCCACCCTCCCCGCCGACACCACAGTCGTCCGCCTCCTGGAATTCGACCGTCCCCGCCAGGAACTCTGGGCCGAAACCTGGAACACGCACAACGCTCGCCCCTTCAGTGTCCCAGCATCCGATTCCTTGCTGGAACTGGCCGAGCAACCCCTCCTCCTGCTCATGCTCGCCATCTACGACGCCACGGTGAAACCCTTGGTGGACGCGGAAAACCTGAAGCGCACCGACCTGTATCACAGCCTGCTCACCGAGTTCATCCGCCGCGAACGCCGCAAGGACCCGGCCGACCCTGCTCCCGATGTCACCGCCGAACTGAATCGCCTCGGCGTGGCAGCGATCGGTATGTTCAACCGCCAGGCCGTGCACATCCTGAGCACCGAACTGGACGCCGATCTTGCCTACTTCACCAACTCCCGAACCCCAGACGGCCCAGGCCACCGACTGACCCAGGCCGAGCTGCTGGTGGGCAGCTTCTTCTTCATCCACGAATCCCGCGGCAGAGTCAACGACGCCAAGGCATACGAGTTCCTGCACAACACCTTCGGCGAGTTTCTGGCAGCGGACTTCCTGCTCCGCCAAGTAATCCGCGAAACCACCACGGTCGCCAAACTCTCCGGCGACGAAGCCCTCCGCGGTGCCCTGGACACCCACCTGGCAACCCTGTCACCGAAGTGGTTCGCCTGCCTGAAGCACGTTCCACTACACACTCGCCCGCAGTTGGTCTTCCTGTTTCGTGAGTGGGCACGCAACCGCGTGGACACCGACGCGCTGGACCTCATCCTGCACCACCAACTCCGCGCGATTGTCTACAGCCCGGACTTGCCCGCCTTCACCGCCCGCCACGATGGTGATCCCTATCCTCGCAACGCAGTACTATCCCAGCAAGCCACGTACAGCCTGAACCTGGTGGTCCTCTGCGCCGCGCTCGCTGGCGATAACCACTACGTCCTGCACGAGAAGAAGATCGGCCCACCCGACCTCTACCGCGGCACCTGGGACCGCCTGGCCCATCTGTGGCGCGCCTGGCTTTCCCTGGAAGTACTGAACACACTCAGGACGGTGCTGATCGCCGAACGGATCGACTCGACGATCAGGCTGACCGTGCAGCCGGTCGGCCGGCACCAGACCTTCGAGCAGGGGCTGAGTGTGGTGTTCAGGAGTGCACAGGCGCTGGCCGATCACCTGACCATCGGACTGGTCTGCAAGGCAACGCCGGAGTCAACCATCATCAATCACGCCGAGGTGAATCTCGCCAAGGCGGGAATCGCCCTGCCACAGGAATTCGCTGTGCTGCGAGGCCGCCGTGATTCGACCGAACTGCACAACCCCTATTGGTTCCCGGATCGCATCGAGTTTCCCTGGGAATACATCTACGCGGCCTTCGACATCCTGCAACGCACTCCGGGGCTGTTCACCGCCCCACGCCACGAGATCCACCCCGAGCAGCTCATCGACCTTTCCCGTGCCGAGGCAGCAACGATCATCGACTTCCTGGTCCGGTTCGACCCGAGCTGGTTGGCCTTCATCACCGACTCCGCCACTGGGCTCGACCCACTCCTGCTTGAAGCCAGCCCGATGGTCGCACCCCTGCTGACCGCCTACGCCCACCACGGCGACCATGACCTGACTTTCCTGGCCGAGCAGGTGGCGGCCGGATTCGACAATGTCGGCGACCTGGACGCCGAAACCTCCGTGGCCTTCGCGGCCTTCGCCGACGCAGGCGGACAACCAGACCTCCGCCGATCCGCCCTGACCGCACTGGTGGACCACCGCGCCTCGGACGAACCACTGCTGGCCCTCCCCCAAGCCTCACTCGACGAACTGGTCCGCCTGCTCGCCACCGGCGGCCACGCCGACCTCCGCCCCGCGATCACCGACCGGTTCGCCCGCGAAACCGACTACCTCGAAGAACTGACCAACGCCAACCCGCCCGAGATCCTGCTCCGACTCACTCAAGTCGCCCGCATCGCCGACCCCCGCCACGAGTTCACCGCGACCCTGTTCCAGGAGATCAGCGCGCGGGTGCACGCGCGCCAACCCTGGCCCGTCAGCCGACTCCTGCTCCGCGCAATCCGGGAACAGAACCAGCACGAGGACATCCTGCGACAGCTCTGCTCGCGGGCCACCCCGATCCTGCGCAGCGTCGGACTCACTCCCCTGCACCGCTACCGGGACAAACTGACCGCCCAGGACATCGACGACCTGCTCTGGGCCACCACGATCATCAGCGGCGAGCCCGCGCACGAAGAACTGCTCACCGAACTCCGGGAGCATGGCCTTCGGTAA
- a CDS encoding glycoside hydrolase family 88/105 protein, with protein MNRGRTLRSRLFRVATAVATAGALALSLTAPVASAAPPATDWSKAVIDSTIARNPDPQTIGGWGYTRGLFLYGVYKVYQRLKDPKYLAYIKKWADYHVDANGHVNHSFNNLDAMQPGNVLIFLHKETGDPRYKAAADQIRTRITTYPRTPDGGMWHATSKTNELWADGVFMAQPFLMRYGQAYGDEQYATEEVLRNLETYFNRLKADNGLMWHAYDGDRDAPWDPKPKSDTGTTSFFWARAFGWSAITYIEILDMLPKNHPKRQQLIGYVQHLAKGLARYQDRQTGRWFQVVDRGDDPDNWTETSASSMYTTMLDAAVQRGYISRSYQRVADRGYRGVLAKVRNGADGLTNIYDISEGTNVGDLNYYYARKRNTNDLHGLGAFLLMQEQLHP; from the coding sequence GTGAACAGAGGCAGGACCCTCCGCTCGCGCTTGTTCCGGGTGGCCACCGCCGTGGCCACCGCGGGCGCGCTCGCGCTGTCGCTGACCGCGCCGGTGGCCAGTGCGGCCCCGCCGGCCACCGACTGGTCCAAGGCGGTGATCGACTCGACCATCGCGCGCAACCCGGATCCGCAGACCATCGGCGGCTGGGGCTACACCCGCGGGTTGTTCCTCTACGGCGTGTACAAGGTCTACCAGCGGTTGAAGGACCCGAAGTACCTGGCCTACATCAAGAAGTGGGCCGACTACCACGTCGACGCCAACGGGCACGTCAACCACAGCTTCAACAACCTGGACGCGATGCAGCCCGGCAACGTGCTGATCTTCCTGCACAAGGAGACCGGCGACCCCAGGTACAAGGCCGCCGCCGACCAGATCCGTACCCGGATCACCACCTACCCGCGCACCCCCGACGGCGGGATGTGGCACGCCACCAGCAAGACCAACGAGCTGTGGGCGGACGGGGTGTTCATGGCCCAGCCGTTCCTGATGCGCTACGGCCAGGCCTACGGCGACGAGCAGTACGCCACCGAGGAGGTCCTCCGGAACCTGGAGACCTACTTCAACCGGCTCAAGGCCGACAACGGGTTGATGTGGCACGCCTACGACGGCGACCGGGACGCCCCGTGGGACCCCAAACCCAAGTCGGACACCGGAACCACGAGCTTCTTCTGGGCCCGCGCCTTCGGCTGGTCCGCGATCACCTACATCGAGATCCTGGACATGCTGCCCAAGAACCACCCGAAGCGGCAGCAGCTCATCGGCTACGTGCAACACCTGGCCAAGGGACTGGCCCGCTACCAGGACCGGCAGACCGGGCGCTGGTTCCAGGTGGTCGACCGCGGTGACGACCCGGACAACTGGACCGAGACCTCGGCCTCGTCCATGTACACCACGATGCTCGACGCGGCCGTGCAGCGCGGCTACATCTCGCGGTCCTACCAGCGGGTGGCCGATCGCGGGTACCGCGGCGTGCTGGCCAAGGTGCGCAACGGCGCCGACGGCCTGACCAACATCTACGACATCTCCGAGGGCACCAACGTCGGCGACCTCAACTACTACTACGCCCGCAAACGCAACACCAACGACCTACACGGCCTAGGCGCCTTCCTCCTCATGCAAGAACAACTCCACCCCTAA